The following are encoded in a window of Candidatus Binataceae bacterium genomic DNA:
- a CDS encoding pyridoxine 5'-phosphate synthase — MVKLSVNLNKIAVLRNSRGGELPSVLKAARTAIAAGCHGITVHPRPDGRHIRRSDVLELAQMLKVEFNIEGYPGPEFLDLVCQVRPTQCTLVPDPPDVLTSNAGWNLVSGNDWLRDVMKRLRDNGIRTSLFVEADVTQVPRARTLGADRIELFTGMYARTFGTEKGRRILELHRMAGRVAREEGLGVNAGHDLNLDNISAYVKAVRGLAEVSIGHALISDALYLGLTRAVKAYLKALGSKPASNPPPGGHRRKR; from the coding sequence GTGGTCAAGCTCAGCGTCAACCTCAACAAAATCGCGGTCCTGCGCAACTCTCGGGGCGGGGAGCTGCCGAGCGTGCTTAAGGCGGCGCGCACGGCAATCGCGGCGGGCTGTCACGGAATTACCGTGCATCCGCGGCCCGATGGGCGGCATATCAGGCGTTCTGATGTGCTCGAGCTCGCGCAGATGCTGAAGGTCGAGTTTAACATCGAAGGTTATCCCGGTCCGGAATTTCTCGACCTCGTCTGCCAGGTGCGACCTACCCAATGCACCCTGGTACCCGATCCGCCGGACGTGCTGACGTCGAACGCCGGGTGGAATCTTGTGTCGGGCAACGACTGGCTGCGTGATGTAATGAAAAGGCTGCGCGACAATGGAATTCGTACCAGTCTGTTTGTGGAAGCGGACGTGACTCAGGTGCCGAGGGCCCGGACCCTGGGGGCGGATCGAATCGAGCTGTTTACCGGAATGTATGCGCGTACCTTTGGGACCGAGAAAGGCCGACGGATCCTGGAGCTGCATCGGATGGCAGGCCGAGTCGCCCGGGAGGAAGGACTGGGGGTAAACGCAGGGCACGATCTGAATCTCGACAACATTTCAGCCTATGTGAAAGCGGTGCGGGGACTGGCGGAAGTATCCATCGGACACGCGCTGATATCGGATGCGCTTTATCTGGGACTTACTCGAGCGGTCAAAGCTTACTTGAAGGCGCTTGGCTCTAAGCCCGCTTCGAACCCACCGCCCGGGGGTCACAGAAGAAAGCGGTAG